The Cydia pomonella isolate Wapato2018A chromosome 11, ilCydPomo1, whole genome shotgun sequence DNA window cggcaacgcgcatgtaacacctctggagttgcaggggtccataggctacggtgactgcttaccatcaggcgggccgtatgcttgtttgccaccgacgtggtataaaaaaaaatggtcggCCGCCATCTGTCCCCCCTTTTTTTTCGACCCGTCTCCCCCTCCATAAACTAAAACCGGTCAATTCGTATTCTGGAGATAACGAGGAATACATCCATACCACttttaggtatttagaagaGATGTCTACGAAAATCGTGAAGGAGACTACTTCGGGTTAGTTTGCCTATAGTCTATTATAAAGGCTTAGTCAAAAGCCAACTACATTAGAAATTACCATCGAAGTCGATTTGACTGGTCTAAATCCTCTTAGTGTTCATTGTTTGGATGACAATCagtgatagaaaacgccaatcgaaaccaAAATAAATGAGTCTCTTCACTTCAAACTCGGATAAATCCAACTGTCGAGATTTGGGTTTTGGCATTAAGAAAAGGTAATAGGGTTGATATTTCCTAAGAGGGTAGAGTGGATTTATTCGAGTCTGAAGTTAAACGACTAAAATAGCCACCTGTCTTTTCGTAGCTGCTGTCATcacgatacattttttcttttcgtttggcgtttgtcgatgtacgattgtcctGAAGAGCCGAAGTTATAGACACAAGGAGCCGCGGTTCGCATGGCCCTAGTCTAAATAAGACTAAGCCTTAACATTGTATTGCCCAGGTGATCCGTCACTACCACGGGCACCTGTCGGCGGTGTACACGCTGGCGCTGCACCCCAGCATCGACGTGCTGGTGACGGCGGGGCGCGACGCCACCGCGCGCGTGTGGGACATGCGCACTAAGGTACGACGCCGGTCACGTGTGTTACAAGCAGTACACAAGACTGAAGTGGACTGCGATTTTGTACGATATTCATAGTCCGCGATCAAGTGCTGCGTTGTTCATTGAATTTTGATCTAGTGACACAGGTTTTTTTGGCCATACCACTGACTGCAATTATCAATCCTGGCCTTATGTTATAGCGCGATTACAGCTCGCCTTTGGTTCGGTCGGCTACTCACATACTGGGCCAGGATGGCTTACTTGTGGCCGGATGCATCAACCGCACCTTGACCacagagaaataagaagtaagcatagagtgcttactccatacatcagttttggtaccaaaacgcttattattttcgtagttgaTATCTAACATCTAGTAGCGAGTAAActgtaatattaatatgtattgtatatgaatattaatattagttgtgaattgttgagaaatacaatctagtgtcaagtaacgatactgataattccgctacttgacactagattgTATTTATcgagatgtcgactacgaaaataataagcgttttcaTATCAAATCTGATATAAGGAGTGATTACTCTATGCTTAcatcttatttctctatgcttgGGACTGATCAACGCCACTCAACAGTGAACTATGAAACTTCTCATATAGGTGGTTTGGTGTAACCGAACTTTACTGTAGtaatattatttgattataCAAACTTAAAGTTAATTCTGcctgttcaatttttttttgtttaacagGCCAATGTCCACACACTCACAGGGCATACAGACACTATCGCATCGTTACAATGCCAGGCAGGCGAACCACAGGTAAGTTGcaataatgttttttgtacATGCTTTCTTTTCAGCCATTAATAATATAGGCCACTATACCCACCACATAAACCTCCAGACTAAGTGCCAGTTGCACCATCTGCACTTGActgactgatcaacgtcaccgGGCGTGCCGCGGCAGTTTACTATGAAACtttccatacaataaaatttagcgaacgctttaacggtgacagacagTTTGGTACAACTGGCCCTAAGAGCctgtatatttaagtaaatcgAAATTTCTTCAAAAACTATCACTATGATAGATTTCCACGCCTGCAGCGGCCCTGCAGGAGTCAACACACACCATTATAGATCCGCGATAGTGTGTTTAAGCAATTTCATGTCaggtacctaattgtataaAAGGACTGTAAATGGAAGgaaataaaagtataaaaatccATTTCTTTCCATCATGGTTcgtattattttttgcaattttataAGGCTTGTTATTAACTTGGATATGTGAATATCAGATCCTAATTATCTTACACTACATTTTCCACACGATTATAACAAATTCACAATATTTCAAGGCTGATTAATATAATTTGTGTCCCAGATCATCACAGGCTCACACGACTCGACAATCCGTCTCTGGGATTTAGCAGCGGGCAAATCTCTATGCACTCTCACCAACCACAAGAAATCAGTCCGCTCCATCGTGATCCACCCTACGCTGTACACCTTTGCTTCCGCTTCGCCAGACAATATCAAGCAGTGGAAATGTCCAGAAGGTAACTAAGTGCTAATAAATCTTAAGCAATTATAAGGGGTGTAAACTCTGTGCATCCTCAAACTCAAGAAATCAGTGCGGTCCATTCTGATGTATCCTACACCCTACACTTTCGCTATATAAGATAAAACATTGGAAGTTCCAGAAGGTAATTCAATATAGTTACAACCATGTTGAACAATAATAATAGTATCTTAtaatcaaaaaaaaagaaaaaaaaatcatcaaaagtTTCAAGTAAAAGAGTCATTGATAATTGGCGTTCCCTGGCTATAGTCACACTTTATTTCAACATCTAGTAGTGTACTGAATACCTACTTCATTAGACAAGCTTTTGCTTAAAAAGAGCCATGTTCAAGCCAATATCCCTGATTCGGGTATAGACAAACTTCTTTAGAATTTATATGCGACAAATTATCAATCTGACTGAATGTTTACTATAATCTTCTAGGAAAATTCATCCAGAACTTATCCGGCCACAACGCTATCGTGAACTGTATGGCGGTCAACCCTGAAGGCGTCCTCGTCAGCGGCGGAGACAACGGCACCATGTACTGCTGGGACTGGCGCACCGGTTATAACTTCCAACGGTTGCAGGTTTGTTTATTCCCTCTTCTTTATCCTACCCTCCTTGGTGATGCTGAGGTTCGCTTCATGTAGTCTGTCTCTCTTGAGTGCGGACATAATCCATATTGTCCGACTTCTTCAGTGTTGGACCAGCTTATACGTATTGTACATACGTATTCTACGCACCGCACTACTTGGAGACCGCATAGTGTTTTGGTGTGTTCGAAGAATCTGAGCGTTTAGCTTCCTGGCATACCTTTAGGGGACTTGCGAGGTACCTGTTTGTAGGACTCCCTAACTTACCTAACCGGGAGGGGTAGCAAGACGCATCTCAGGTCACACAAAAGTTGGATAGATCTAGTCAAGAACGTAAGACCCCGTTAAGAGATCCGCAAGATTAGTTGCCGTCTGGGTTCGTAATTCATTTTAACAGAATTACTTTTAGTTTGTGATTGACAAATGAAGTTTTAGGGCCTTATCACACTGGCGATTTTCACgcgagttgaaagcgaggcTAGCGCGCAACGTTCTCGCCTAGTGCCCAACGATGTCGCGGCTTATTACCTCCTCGTAATTCTTTGCAAATGCGTTGCGCGCTTGCGGCGAACTCGTTGCGCACTCGCCTCGCTTTCTACTCGCTGGAAAATCGCCATATGTAATAGGGCCCTTAGAAATTTCATTTTGTATTATGCAGAATGCTTCCGTCTCAAAATTGACTTAGTCTGCCCTACATGACAGTATATCTTCTGACCTGAAACAAATACCTATGCCCTTTACGATCCCCAGTCGGCAGTGCAGCCCGGCTCCATGGACTCGGAGGCCGGCGTGTTCGCGCTGACGTTCGACCGCTCGGGCGCGCGCCTGCTCACGGCCGAGGCCGACAAGAGCATCAAGATCTACCGCGAGGACGACGCGGCGTCAGAGGAGACTCACCCTATCAACTGGCGCCCGGAGATCCTCAAGAGGAGGAAGTTTTAATAAACTGTGGATTTTTAAActactttcttttatttttaccattttgCACATGTCAAGTGTGATCATTCCCTTTACTTATAAGGCCATCTTTGCGATGACCGGACAAGAGGaagtttgaataaaatattattttttacatgcctTTTTTCTCGGTACCTACCTATGGTTTGTTAAGTAAGAGTGTTTGTGGTTGGAtcagtaacaaaaaaatatttttattattattttttaatattaataaaatagtgctttataaattaaacattataaaGCCAATTTATAATTACTGTTAAGCGAATACAATTTAAAAGATATGCATGCCTTGTGGAATGGACTTAACATGATTgttaacaatgaaataaaaatcctTTAGAGAACaaacaaatttacaaaattaattttttttcaagtttacaaaaaacaagttggtttatttaataaaaacaaagccTGTTCTTCCAACCAGGGTATGGTCCTTTACAAACACTTGATAGGATTCTATACCAAATTTATTTTGAGTAATAAAGTAAAACATTCATGTAATGCGAGTGGTGGTGAGTACCACCCTGGATTATTTTCAATCCAGATTCAAACTGTATGGAAGATCATTCATACACACGAGTTAGATCTGGGTGGCAAACTGATGCTTCAATAATAGTTTAACTATCATGAAGAATTTattgagtatttatttttatttctaaaatgaCCATTTGTTAAGTATttcataaaatcataattttagtacaccacaaaaaatacataataataacctCACTCCATCAGTCTTCACGTCTTGCAAACTTATAAGTGGTAAGTTAACTTGCCCACAAGCTATACGTATACGAAAAATAAATGCAACCATTTAATGTATCACATGAGTGGATGTACAGTTCGCAGCAAATATTACTAAGCAGTTTTCGCacaaaattttaaagttaagAGAGCAAGTCATTTCCTATTGAACACTTCGTAGGCTTAGTAACTTCTGCTGTTCACCGTATAGCGAGCTGTAAAATTGCGTAGactattgacatatatctaagcacgggccttacgggcactaagaatggtgctagttcagtggtgtcactcacgtaTTCGAGCTAATCGTGCATAACGCAACTAGTttcgaccaatcgcgcgcgtgatgcgaactcatcaaccaatcatgttgtggcgttagactgcgcAATTGGCtggaattcgtgtgcgtgacaccgctgtactggccccattcttattgcacGTAAGGCCCGGCCTTGGATATATGTCAATCGCATAgatacattattaattaatttactcgTAAAGTACCCATGCAATTTTGCGGCTGGGTGTACATCGCGAAGCTGAATTTTACGAATGCAGAGGTTGacgttaaatttataaaatgaacaAGCGTTTTCACTGATCGCGATCATATTTCATCGTCGAGATCAAACTCCTCTTCGGGAAAGTCGCCGACGGTGACGTAGGCTGGCTTGACGAAGCCGCCGTATTTCGGAGGGCATGTGAAGTACCGCTTGCCGTTCACCCTGAAACGATAAAAGAAATACTTgaattattatacataataatatactaaCATTAACAACTAGAGATGCACCGAATGTTCGGTTACTATCCGGTATCCGGCCGGATGTAAAATATCTACGTACTATCCGGCCGGATACCCGATTGTAATTTTGGCATGTACATCACTCTTGGTTGATGGTAGCATCAAGGGTTCGTGCGACTTACAAACTTGTTGAGCGACAGAGACGCCActcgtaggtaggtacatatccCTCGGCTATCGGTGGGGTGTATATTTGAATTAGTAAATTAGCAGTAGAAACCAGTAGATGTGTACTAGTATACACGGTGGTTTTTAAAAACTCCATTAACTTTGGGGTATGGCTAAGACCATTTAAGGGaacaaagttaataaaataaaaaaattaaaccattaaagtaattaatagcgttgttgtaacacggacattatatttatatccaccaaacaattgaaaacataataaacataccaatgacatttcgaatatcgattaTCCGAGGTAGTAaatgcgtttagtagcaaatgtatgtagCAAGTCATGCTAAACACAAATCAATATGGAAACCAGcccataaaaataaatcttagatcatctccgaaatggagttaattaaatcatagattatctccgaaatggctTATTTGATGATAATGTTTATTTGAgcaagttacttaatttaagttcaggaatgcacccttgaaattaacggacttcgAAACAACGAAAACATCGACAAACATCGTGTGCttactttgtgacgtcactagtCACAAGTACTCACTCGCCGTCGTTCTTGCCGCGCGGCTCGTCATACTGCACGCCGATCCACAATCCTTTAGCGCCCTCTAGTGGCCCGTTGTACCGCACTGTCGCCCGCCGTACGCCTTGCGACGGGACGCGCACTTCGCAACGCGCGCCTACAAGCACCGCCGCTGCCAACCTACAAAAATATTAGATACCACATTCAAAATAGTGCTATTTTATATTCTAGTAGAACATAGTACAACAGTAACTCTAACAAACTGCAAATGTCGTCCCCTGACTGACAggaccaaataaaaaaataaacatggaGACAATAAAAAAGTCATAGTTAGCATACCTTGCTTCCTCCTCCAGTTCCTTCTGCTGCTGCTCCTTCATTTTAGCCATCTCCTCCTCATTGTACTTGCCGAGCCTGTTCCGCTGCAGGAATGAGCGCACAGTGTCTCCTTTCTTTTCATACTCCTCTTCTGACAAACGAAATCTGAAACAGTCATAAAATTGGTTTTATTATTACAATGCATGATTAACATGGCATTTACTTATTAACAGACATAGgcatccgtggggcaaaattgtttgacaagtagggagttcctgtatcaataaactcgactatcgatgctagttctatatactactactagtgatcactcaagggtttgcttgtaaaaatacgtttttattaagagtaaaaataataattaaataatatcttaatgtactcttcttcgtttttaagacaagacaagacaattttataattttacgcatcacaatttttttcttcgtgaatgtcccatgtactattgttaaagtaaacaaccagaatttgttccatattttcAGGTATTAAGTGTCTAaaagagtaaaattataaaattgtcttgtcttgtcttaaaaacgaagaagagtacattgagttattatttaattatttttttactcttaataaaaacatatttttacaagcaaacccttgagtgaacACTAGTATGTAGAACTAGCAttgatagttgagtttatcgatacaggaactccctacttgtcaaacaattttgccccacggattcctatgttTGCTTATTAATAATTACTGTATAAACTTAGTGCACTGCACATTCTTCATTTTAATTAGATTATTACTATGATATAGACCTCAAGACAAAGGAAAAGGCAGACAAGAGAACTGAATCTAGACAAGTGATAAAGTAAGCCTTATGCAATAGTATTCAAGAGgacataacataatatatagtCTTTTACTGCCATAGATTTTCTAAAACTACAATATTCTACAAACTAACAATTGGTTTGACAAATGCTATTGTCATTTGTTAACCCTTCCAATCCCACAATGCTTGTTGCTAATTCAGAGTATAAACTTGagtatttttaaatgttccAGGATTAAACCTAGTTTATATATTATGAGTAGTAAGAAAAGTGAAATAAATCATGCTAATATACCTTTCTGCACTATCTGATGAACTAACATCACTGAGCAATACAAATTTATCCTCCACATGTATCCTCATTCCATCATCTATTGGGTAGGACCCGATCAGGGCATTGTCATTGTCTATGTCACACACATAATTGTTTTTACTGTCAAACAACTTCAGTTTCATTGTGGTAGCATTGCCTCCGGTAACAAGTTCTAGCTTCGTCTAAAAAAAGAATGGGTTTGTTAATGTTAAACTGAAAGCAATTGACCATAGTTCTGTCGAAATCAAgacactttttatttttgtcaaagtgACTTACACAATAACTCAGTGGATTTGGTTGCATTCTACATTTATAAAGGAATGGAGTAGGTAGTTTTCTGCATAACTACGGTCAATTAATACTTatgattttttgtatattattttgtttgtagACAATACTGTTCAAATTAACTGGGTAATaaaattgatattgatattCTTTTGTCAAGCAGTAGGACAGCAAGATAGCAGAGCCTAAAAAATAACTGCATTTTGCCGATTACGCCTTACAGTAATAGcgaagtaaagtaaaaaaaaacatatactaATCTATGATTATGCCGCctgttataattttattcagCTTTAGAGACGTCTTTTAAAATCAATTATATTTAGGCTCATATAAAGATTTCTGAGGAAAAAAATAAGCCCGTTCTAAATGAatgtgtatttataatattttttaacgtaAATAAAAGGAATCTAAACGGTAGGTGACTCATATAACCTTAAACTCGGAGACTGTTATTCCTTTTTTGAAACGCCTTTCAACTGGGGCTCCGACATCAGCGTCAGATTTCGTGATATGCACGTTCACAAAATCTTGGGTAACTACTTGTATATTCTCCATAATTTACAGTATTGAATACACACAAACAAATCTATCTCAAAATTCTCTTTGTACCATCTGATCTGtcaaatatatgtcaatgtcaagcatagcgcataaaaaagaaaaaaaacaacgttCCGTTCAAAAACttgatgataattttattattaactactttaatacttttaacataattaaaaacacaaccaactttatattatatttgaatatcaAATATGTTGCTTGGATTTTGAATTGCTGTCAcattgaattatattttaatagtttaCGTTGCACCATCTAGTAATTTAAGATTTAACTTTTGTAGTCGTATCGAGCATCGTTACACAGTCCAATGCCATTAGATGACACTTATGTGTTTCGTTTGATTGTAGTTCGCGAAAATAGTTTTAAGCTTGGTGTACAGATGGCGTGAAACTCAAATTAAGCTATTTGTTTCTTAACATGCACTTTCAAAATGAGTTGAAGCCAAGTTGAGGTCAAGTGGTAGTCGTGACGTCATTATCGTCGtatcaacttttttatttttacattatctATTTACGAGGCCTCGTTGTTAGCTGCTCaggctctactcatgcgattaCAATATTCTTATACCACCATTGTGAGGGATATATCAGTACTTAAAGAGGTGACGTTAAttcatttttagaaaacgcatagttcttttttttacttCGACGCGTGCCGAAGCCTAACCATCatccaaaaatattttggaatgtacaatttgagatatttcacttgacctagtcactagactttgaaattttgccattttccatagttaataaaataaattaaaaataataatactttcaatgtgtctgggttagcgttgttcataactattccaaatttcaaatcgatagcataagtggttctcgagatatttagcgttgtgacagacagacagacgaacggacggacaggaCAATCGCACGAGTATTGCCGGAACAACTAACAACTTTCGTCGTGGTAACCCTTGTATGTAGGTGTCTACTCTAAATACAAATACGGGACGCGGTCCTTCAATACGATGAAAGTCCCGTATActggacgtatggcaaccctaactATCGGTGTCATGGTGgatgctgtcaaagtaacctttacactttcaagtaaggtttataaattacgagtatattcgCTCCCTTGTGCCCGtgagctttgcttagtttggggctaggtcgatctgtgtccGATTTTCCCCAaacatttatatacataatttcgTCATTTCTGTCTATCCGCCCGTCTTTGTACCTATATTACCTACGGGAtttgatttgtttatttaattactgtctactgctgtggcgcagcgacctaAGTGCATCatcgacaccaaagaccgccatgcttctctgtccaaagccgtccctgtccagtcgacggcgccgagttcgctgaGGTCTTATTGCATTTAGTCTCTCCAGTGGCACCAAGGGCGTCTAGACGGGACGGGAAAATTCAAATATAGGTATATCTTGTGCGAGTTAGGTAAAAGTCGTTACGTTAGTtaaattcttaaatatttatttaggggGCACCCCATAGCCCATAACCTGTGACAAAATGTAACACAAATTGTAACGATCACATCATGGTATGATATTATAACACCTATATCTACACACCAATAtacttacatactcgtatagaattattcaaaatattttaaaaatatttaaaaaaataccttgcaCACCATGGTCTTTATTTAAGATATATGTTTAGATGTCCAAACCTATTAACAAAACACAAACCTTCGCACATCCAACCATTTCCCGCCGTCACAATCACAAGTAAAGTTCCTCAAGAGCGCCGACATAAATAATATCCGGCATACGCCTTCCTTTGTCCTCTCAGTATCCTCTAAAATGGAGCTAATTACACCTCCGGTCCCCATTTAATTAACGACAATGTAAACAACATTAGGACAGCCACAAAAGCGCAACTTGGTCCATCGGGACGTGGCCGCTCGAGAATGGACTCttgattaattaatagttcTACAATGAGGATTAGGTCAAGTTGTCTTTGGATTTAGGATGCCTTAATGGCCTGGGAATAGGACGACCCTATTAATCGCTATACTTGGTAAaccccaacttgtcagtagaaaaaggcggcaaattttaaaattgtagtCGCGAAGGGTAgatctcccatagaaaatttgaattttgcgccttattctactgacaagttggggtTCACTAAGTATATTTACATCTTTTTCTTGGGACACTTCATGATAAGAGGGAGAGAGGAATGTGTTATTGTTGTTTCGTCCCTCTCGGCAGAAAGATGTCTGAAAGTGTCCAAGAAATGGTAGTTAGACAACTGAGAGCAAAGGGTAGGCTACATGCTACATAtgtgtgaccgcggccggcctAACGTTCCACATTGtcacttgtacagtcagcgtcaaatactttgtagcagtcaaagtggccaaatagttcggtacaccatactgcatactaaatatatggtgtaccgaactatttggccactttgactgctacaaagtatttgatgctgactgtacattgtgcTTGCTCGTCCttacgagatttgcttgtatcattatatgaataacctgacaaggcgtcttTATTGCAAgggacaaagtgggacgttttgctggccgcggtcacatatatcTACTTAGATTAATTTAAAATAGGGTTTAAAGCATATTAGTTACTTTATGATTTATTCCATAATAATAAACTCTATTATTCTTCAGATTCTTCTCTTATGGTAATTATCTATACGTAAAGGTTTCCATCGGTTTTTTTACCACAGAACCCCAAAAATCGGTTAATTTGCGAGACCGACTCGTTAGGTACTCTGAAGGATCCGTACCGATTTAATTTTCCTTAAGATCAACTTATGTTTGACCggttttatataaattgttttttgtgTAAACTATTACTGAAATaagaatatgaaataaatacaaaaaaatcccGCTTACCTATTGTATGTTTAAGTCTATTGTTTCCGCTACACAGTCTTTCAGGAGGCTGTTTCTTAGGGAGAGAGCTTAGGCTAAATGTACGAATACTTCCCGCCTctattaattgataattttaatttaaaaaaatgtagaaagTAACTTTAGGTACCTTCTGTAAAAACGTGTATCGTACCTCAAAAGgataaaacggaaccctcataggatcactttgttgtccgtccgtccatccttCCGTCCGTATGTCTGTCTGCCAAAAAAattttatctcgggaacgcgtggtggtatcgagttgaaaatttgaaatgaaaaccATAGACTTAGGTTTATAGTAACGTAAAAAAACGATACGGCCATTTTATGCCgcaaacgtatatttcgacagtctcaagg harbors:
- the LOC133522736 gene encoding pleiotropic regulator 1, whose protein sequence is MADDVIKHSVHTLVFRSLKRSHDMFLANQGMLPPIDEKAEKILKTVKARDSYGQVMAAVQKAQAVKQQEVLSRPETPHDTEMAESAALGSDGAMLPFTGPAPSAVPTSTALAPRKPPTMPKPKWHAPWKLFRVISGHLGWVRCVAVEPGNEWFATGAADRVIKIWDLASGKLKVSLTGHVSTVRGLEVSSRHPYLFSCGEDRQVKCWDLEYNKVIRHYHGHLSAVYTLALHPSIDVLVTAGRDATARVWDMRTKANVHTLTGHTDTIASLQCQAGEPQIITGSHDSTIRLWDLAAGKSLCTLTNHKKSVRSIVIHPTLYTFASASPDNIKQWKCPEGKFIQNLSGHNAIVNCMAVNPEGVLVSGGDNGTMYCWDWRTGYNFQRLQSAVQPGSMDSEAGVFALTFDRSGARLLTAEADKSIKIYREDDAASEETHPINWRPEILKRRKF
- the LOC133522737 gene encoding tubulin-folding cofactor B, with amino-acid sequence MENIQVVTQDFVNVHITKSDADVGAPVERRFKKGITVSEFKTKLELVTGGNATTMKLKLFDSKNNYVCDIDNDNALIGSYPIDDGMRIHVEDKFVLLSDVSSSDSAERFRLSEEEYEKKGDTVRSFLQRNRLGKYNEEEMAKMKEQQQKELEEEARLAAAVLVGARCEVRVPSQGVRRATVRYNGPLEGAKGLWIGVQYDEPRGKNDGEVNGKRYFTCPPKYGGFVKPAYVTVGDFPEEEFDLDDEI